In the Thalassoglobus sp. JC818 genome, one interval contains:
- the leuC gene encoding 3-isopropylmalate dehydratase large subunit, with translation MSDRKNLFNKVWDLHTVDTLPSGQTQLFIGLHLIHEVTSPQAFEMLRERNLSVLAPERTVATVDHIVPTDIQARPFQDGLAEQMMSAIEKNCQEFGVTLFDISDERQGIVHAVGPEQGLTQPGMTIACGDSHTSTHGAFGTIAFGIGTSQVAHVLATQTLAMNRPKVRRVVVNGELAPGVFAKDVILYIIRKLGVKGGIGYAYEFAGEVFDRMTMEERMTVCNMSIEGGARCGYINPDLTTVEYLRGRPHVPEGEAFERAAEWWLSLASGEDAEFDDVVEFNAADIEPTVTWGINPAQSVGIGESIGLVSDFPAEERDGVEEALRYMGLEAGQSMKGVKIDVAFIGSCTNGRISDLREAAAIAQGNKVAAGVKALVVPGSQQILKQAVAEGLDKIFSEAGFEWRAAGCSMCLAMNPDKLQGREMCASSSNRNFKGRQGSPTGRTLLMSPSMVAAAAIRGEVTDVRDFAAVEV, from the coding sequence ATGAGTGACAGGAAGAATCTGTTCAACAAAGTCTGGGATCTGCACACCGTTGATACGTTGCCATCGGGGCAAACGCAGCTATTCATCGGGCTGCATCTCATTCACGAGGTGACGAGTCCGCAGGCTTTCGAAATGCTCCGCGAACGGAATCTTTCGGTTCTTGCCCCCGAACGGACCGTGGCGACTGTCGACCATATTGTCCCGACCGACATTCAGGCCCGACCGTTTCAGGATGGTTTGGCAGAGCAGATGATGTCCGCGATTGAAAAGAACTGTCAGGAGTTCGGAGTCACGCTGTTCGATATCAGCGATGAACGGCAGGGGATTGTTCATGCCGTCGGGCCAGAGCAGGGTCTCACCCAGCCAGGGATGACGATCGCTTGCGGTGACAGCCATACATCCACGCATGGAGCGTTCGGAACGATTGCATTCGGAATCGGAACATCCCAGGTGGCTCACGTTCTGGCAACTCAGACTCTTGCGATGAATCGCCCGAAAGTCCGGCGCGTTGTGGTCAACGGCGAACTGGCACCTGGTGTCTTCGCGAAAGATGTGATCCTGTACATCATTCGCAAGCTGGGCGTTAAAGGGGGAATCGGTTACGCGTATGAATTTGCGGGCGAAGTCTTCGATCGGATGACGATGGAAGAGCGGATGACCGTCTGCAACATGAGCATCGAAGGCGGAGCTCGTTGCGGTTATATCAATCCCGACTTGACGACGGTCGAGTATCTTCGAGGACGTCCACACGTTCCGGAAGGGGAAGCATTCGAACGAGCAGCGGAATGGTGGCTGAGTCTTGCCTCCGGGGAAGATGCCGAGTTTGACGACGTCGTCGAGTTCAATGCCGCAGACATCGAACCGACCGTGACTTGGGGAATTAATCCGGCTCAGTCTGTCGGGATCGGTGAGTCCATCGGCTTGGTGAGTGACTTTCCCGCTGAGGAACGAGACGGTGTCGAAGAAGCCCTCCGGTATATGGGCCTGGAAGCAGGTCAGTCGATGAAGGGTGTCAAAATTGACGTCGCTTTCATCGGATCGTGCACGAACGGCCGCATCTCAGACCTTCGTGAAGCTGCCGCCATCGCGCAGGGGAACAAAGTCGCTGCAGGAGTGAAAGCGCTCGTTGTTCCTGGCTCACAACAAATCCTGAAGCAGGCTGTCGCTGAAGGTCTGGACAAGATCTTCTCTGAAGCTGGTTTTGAGTGGAGAGCCGCTGGTTGCTCAATGTGCCTGGCGATGAATCCCGACAAGCTGCAGGGACGCGAGATGTGCGCATCGTCGTCGAATCGTAACTTTAAAGGTCGTCAGGGTTCACCCACCGGACGAACTCTGCTGATGAGCCCGTCCATGGTGGCAGCTGCTGCAATTCGTGGTGAAGTGACCGATGTTCGAGACTTTGCAGCTGTCGAAGTTTGA
- a CDS encoding arylsulfatase: MRNHITVLTTLVCLGVGTTHFARAQETTPKPGSPEATTTVDGNYLPNPAKKFGGKIGLSAKDSTPYWPPKIVPPKGAPNVLLIMTDDAGYGVSSTFGGVIPTPTMDRIANMGLRYTQFHSTALCSPTRAAIITGRNHHSVGFGVISEMATGYPGYDSTIGVDNATIGEILKQNGYATSWFGKNHNTPDYLYSIAGPFDQWPSGMGFDYFYGFMGGETDQWRPWLFRDHTQIFPWKEEPGFNLITGMADDAIRYLNELNAAAPEKPFFLYYVPGGTHAPHQPTREWIEKFKGKFDMGWNELREQIFANQKKLGVIPENTQLTAWPDGQEEYNGAKLAKWDTLNADEKKLFARQAEVFAAYVAYTDHEIGRVIDQVEDMGKLDNTLIIYITGDNGTSAEGSTVGTPFELAAIQGIDMPVEKQLEYYDAWGGPMTGPHMSVAWSWAFDTPFKWTKQVASYFGGTRQGMVVAWPDRIKDAGGIRHQFHHVIDVVPTILEATGIPAPDMVNGIAQKPIEGVSMTYTFDKKNADAPTTHDTQYFEMFGNRAIYHEGWMACTRPPQPSWAMGLGGEFPPVVNGYTWELYNIDEDFSQSNDLAEKEPEKLQELTELFFVEGTKYQVFPLDNSILPRILTPRPSYTAGRNEFTYTTKMTGLPNPNAPNILNKSYTITAEIDVPPNGASGMIVTDGGRFGGYGLYLLEGKPVFTYNRLSLQRYRWEGAALTPGKHTLEFDFKYDGEGFGKGGVGTLKVDGKQVDAHTIPNTIPSLMTIDESFDIGADTRTPVDDYDYQVPFTYPGDISKVTVKLND; encoded by the coding sequence ATGAGGAACCACATCACTGTCCTCACGACGCTGGTCTGTCTAGGCGTCGGAACCACACACTTCGCGAGGGCTCAGGAAACAACACCTAAGCCCGGATCACCGGAAGCGACCACTACGGTCGACGGGAATTATCTTCCGAACCCCGCTAAGAAATTCGGCGGAAAGATTGGGCTCAGTGCGAAGGATTCGACTCCCTACTGGCCACCCAAAATTGTGCCGCCCAAGGGTGCTCCCAACGTTCTTTTGATTATGACTGACGATGCTGGCTACGGCGTCTCCAGCACATTCGGCGGAGTCATTCCGACACCAACAATGGACCGCATTGCGAACATGGGGCTGCGTTACACGCAATTCCACTCGACCGCTCTCTGTTCCCCCACACGCGCTGCAATCATCACTGGACGGAATCACCACTCCGTCGGCTTCGGCGTGATCTCGGAAATGGCGACCGGTTATCCGGGCTACGATTCGACCATCGGTGTCGATAACGCCACAATAGGTGAGATCCTCAAACAAAACGGCTACGCGACCTCCTGGTTCGGAAAGAATCACAACACACCAGACTATCTTTACAGCATCGCGGGACCATTCGATCAATGGCCGAGCGGAATGGGGTTCGACTACTTCTACGGATTCATGGGCGGCGAGACCGACCAGTGGCGTCCGTGGCTGTTCCGGGATCACACGCAGATCTTCCCCTGGAAGGAAGAACCTGGATTTAACCTGATCACCGGCATGGCAGACGATGCCATTCGATACCTGAATGAACTCAATGCAGCTGCCCCGGAGAAACCCTTCTTCCTCTATTACGTCCCCGGCGGAACTCATGCTCCTCACCAACCGACTCGTGAGTGGATTGAGAAGTTCAAAGGGAAGTTCGACATGGGATGGAACGAACTTCGCGAGCAGATTTTCGCTAACCAGAAGAAACTGGGCGTGATTCCCGAGAATACTCAGCTCACCGCATGGCCAGACGGACAAGAGGAATACAACGGAGCCAAGCTTGCGAAGTGGGATACGCTCAACGCTGACGAGAAGAAGCTCTTCGCGCGGCAGGCGGAAGTATTCGCAGCATACGTAGCATATACAGACCACGAGATCGGCCGAGTCATCGACCAAGTCGAAGACATGGGCAAGCTCGACAACACCCTCATCATCTACATCACCGGTGACAACGGGACGAGTGCGGAAGGTTCAACGGTCGGAACTCCATTCGAGCTGGCAGCGATTCAGGGAATCGATATGCCAGTCGAGAAACAACTCGAGTACTACGATGCGTGGGGTGGACCAATGACCGGCCCGCACATGTCAGTTGCCTGGTCTTGGGCATTCGACACTCCGTTCAAGTGGACGAAGCAAGTTGCTTCCTACTTCGGAGGAACACGGCAAGGAATGGTTGTCGCGTGGCCGGACCGAATTAAAGACGCAGGTGGAATTCGACATCAATTCCATCACGTTATCGACGTCGTGCCGACCATTCTGGAAGCCACTGGAATTCCCGCTCCGGACATGGTGAACGGAATTGCTCAAAAGCCAATTGAAGGTGTGAGCATGACTTACACATTCGACAAAAAGAACGCCGACGCTCCTACGACGCACGACACCCAATACTTCGAAATGTTTGGAAACCGGGCGATTTACCACGAAGGGTGGATGGCCTGTACGCGTCCACCACAACCATCATGGGCGATGGGATTGGGCGGCGAGTTTCCTCCTGTCGTGAACGGTTACACCTGGGAGCTTTACAACATCGACGAAGACTTCTCTCAGTCCAACGATCTCGCTGAAAAGGAACCTGAAAAGCTTCAGGAGTTGACGGAACTCTTCTTCGTTGAAGGCACAAAGTATCAGGTCTTCCCGCTCGATAACTCGATCCTACCTCGAATCCTCACACCTCGACCGAGTTACACAGCTGGGCGAAACGAATTTACCTACACAACAAAAATGACGGGACTTCCTAACCCGAACGCCCCCAACATTCTCAACAAGTCGTACACCATCACTGCTGAAATCGACGTCCCACCCAATGGCGCTTCGGGAATGATCGTCACCGACGGCGGTCGCTTCGGCGGCTATGGCCTGTACCTGCTCGAAGGCAAACCTGTCTTCACCTACAACCGGCTGTCACTTCAACGATACCGATGGGAAGGCGCAGCCCTGACACCCGGTAAACATACGCTCGAATTTGACTTCAAATACGACGGCGAAGGGTTTGGTAAGGGAGGAGTTGGAACATTGAAAGTCGACGGAAAACAAGTCGACGCCCATACGATTCCAAACACCATTCCAAGCCTGATGACAATCGACGAATCCTTCGACATCGGAGCGGACACGCGGACTCCCGTCGACGACTACGACTATCAAGTCCCGTTCACTTACCCCGGAGACATTTCCAAAGTCACCGTGAAACTGAACGACTGA
- a CDS encoding PGPGW domain-containing protein, protein MDEIAEGSPDSKAAHFLIAWLQDWGGWVAGISLLVFVLSLWGVSWLILNLPTDYFLRERPRWGHAHPVVHIVVLILRNLIGGILVISGVAMLVLPGQGILTILLGISLMSFPGKKRLTDWILRRKSLQKTMNWIRKSRGRPPLQFSEK, encoded by the coding sequence ATGGACGAAATTGCGGAAGGATCACCCGACTCGAAGGCTGCCCATTTTCTCATCGCCTGGCTGCAGGATTGGGGAGGCTGGGTCGCTGGGATCTCGCTGTTGGTTTTCGTTTTGAGTCTTTGGGGCGTTTCGTGGCTGATTTTGAATCTTCCGACTGACTACTTTCTCCGCGAGCGACCACGATGGGGGCACGCGCATCCGGTTGTGCATATCGTTGTTCTGATTCTTCGAAACCTGATCGGCGGAATTCTGGTCATCTCCGGAGTGGCAATGCTTGTGTTACCGGGGCAGGGGATTCTGACGATCCTGCTGGGCATTTCGTTGATGAGTTTCCCGGGGAAGAAGCGGTTGACTGATTGGATTCTGAGACGAAAGAGCTTGCAGAAAACGATGAACTGGATTCGAAAATCTCGAGGGCGTCCACCCCTGCAATTCTCGGAGAAGTAA
- a CDS encoding anaerobic sulfatase maturase, with the protein MAKPIGPICNLDCEYCYYLHKEELYPGTGSWRMTPETLETYIGQYIDAQPADAEEITFAWQGGEPTLLGLEFFERVVAIQKKLARPRQRVTNALQTNGVLLDESWAEFLKRHEFLVGISIDGPASLHDRYRYDKKGKGTFQAVLKALQLLKRFEIEFNALVVVNRENSQHGRRVYTYLRDTGVEFIQFIPIVEKRGVGEHPEAPVAESVDHPWEHLVSSRSVLPEDFGKFLTDVFDEWLKRDVGKVFVQIFDQALAAWMGMEPSLCVFRKQCGRALAIEHNGDVYSCDHFVEPDYRLGNIHELPILELANSPQQEDFGVAKESTLPTYCRECEVQFACNGECPKNRFIETPSGEAGLNYLCAGYRAFFNHIDPAMKEMTRLVKAGRPAASIMHKSRRSDEQASAPSRRTGRVPLKSIGRNDPCPCGSGRKYKKCCGAR; encoded by the coding sequence ATGGCGAAACCCATCGGGCCGATTTGCAACCTCGACTGTGAGTACTGCTATTACCTCCACAAAGAAGAGCTGTATCCCGGGACCGGCAGTTGGAGAATGACTCCGGAAACGCTCGAGACGTACATCGGGCAATACATCGACGCACAACCTGCCGACGCCGAAGAGATCACATTCGCGTGGCAGGGGGGAGAACCGACTCTGCTGGGGCTGGAGTTTTTCGAGCGAGTCGTCGCGATCCAAAAAAAGCTGGCACGACCGAGACAACGTGTCACGAATGCTCTGCAAACCAACGGGGTCTTACTCGATGAGAGCTGGGCAGAGTTCCTGAAGCGTCACGAATTTCTCGTTGGGATCTCCATCGATGGGCCTGCTTCGCTGCACGATCGCTATCGCTACGACAAGAAGGGGAAGGGGACCTTTCAGGCTGTCTTGAAAGCTTTGCAGCTGCTCAAACGATTTGAAATTGAGTTCAACGCACTCGTCGTGGTGAATCGGGAGAACAGCCAGCATGGAAGACGTGTCTACACGTATCTGAGAGACACCGGTGTCGAATTCATTCAGTTCATTCCGATCGTGGAGAAGCGTGGGGTTGGAGAACACCCGGAAGCGCCCGTCGCGGAATCTGTCGATCATCCGTGGGAGCATCTGGTCAGCTCACGCTCAGTCCTCCCGGAGGACTTCGGGAAATTTCTGACCGATGTGTTTGATGAATGGCTCAAGCGTGACGTCGGCAAAGTCTTCGTTCAGATCTTTGATCAGGCACTGGCAGCCTGGATGGGAATGGAGCCCAGCTTGTGTGTGTTCCGCAAACAATGCGGAAGAGCGTTAGCGATCGAACACAATGGAGACGTCTATTCCTGTGACCACTTTGTCGAGCCGGACTATCGACTCGGAAACATTCATGAGCTTCCGATACTTGAACTGGCGAATTCGCCTCAACAGGAAGACTTTGGAGTCGCTAAGGAATCGACACTTCCAACGTATTGCCGGGAGTGTGAGGTCCAGTTCGCATGCAACGGAGAGTGTCCGAAGAATCGGTTTATCGAAACGCCTTCCGGAGAGGCCGGCCTCAATTACCTGTGCGCTGGCTACCGGGCATTCTTCAATCACATCGATCCAGCAATGAAAGAAATGACTCGCCTGGTGAAGGCTGGCCGTCCGGCAGCGAGTATTATGCATAAGTCTCGTCGCTCGGATGAACAAGCATCGGCACCATCCCGTCGCACTGGAAGAGTTCCTCTGAAGTCCATCGGGCGAAATGATCCGTGCCCATGCGGATCGGGACGTAAATACAAGAAGTGTTGCGGAGCAAGGTAA
- a CDS encoding Gfo/Idh/MocA family oxidoreductase, whose translation MPRPSNRRDFLKTSAAIGAAVYVGHPTLNAQDEERSANARVSYACVGVGGKGASDSADASKHGDIVAICDVDDKTLTKAGVRPGFKEAEKFNDFREMLDKMGDKIDAVTISTPDHTHAPAAAMAMKMGKACFCQKPLTHTVWEARRLQEIADETGVATMMGNQGTSFDGLRRAAALLKAGKIGRVKEAHIFTNRPIWPQGGPRPEPQQAPPHVHWDLWLNAAPERPYADGYHPFAWRGWWDFGTGALGDMACHTFNMPFAGLNLANPKTIQAVCTGHNMDSYPQASKIDFEFDHPSGEGMMPVYWYDGGNQADESLLNGQKFQHKSGSIIVGEDLTLYSFGDYGENWILIDADGKTVDAPEVEFEKSPGHFTEFHEAIIGQREHAMSNFQKYAGALTETILLGNLAVWAAASGESKKIEWDAKNLEAKNAPEVMNVVKKEYRGDYGSYLDA comes from the coding sequence ATGCCAAGACCTTCAAATCGCCGTGACTTCCTGAAGACGAGTGCCGCAATTGGCGCGGCCGTATATGTCGGACACCCAACACTCAATGCACAAGATGAAGAACGCTCCGCAAACGCACGCGTTTCGTACGCTTGTGTCGGAGTCGGCGGAAAAGGAGCCAGCGACTCAGCAGACGCATCGAAGCATGGAGACATCGTTGCTATTTGTGATGTCGACGACAAAACGCTGACCAAAGCCGGTGTTCGTCCGGGCTTCAAAGAAGCAGAGAAGTTCAACGACTTCCGCGAAATGCTGGACAAGATGGGCGACAAAATCGATGCCGTCACCATCTCAACTCCAGACCACACCCACGCTCCTGCCGCCGCAATGGCCATGAAAATGGGCAAAGCGTGCTTCTGTCAGAAACCACTGACGCACACAGTCTGGGAAGCACGTCGCCTCCAGGAAATCGCGGACGAAACCGGCGTTGCCACAATGATGGGCAACCAGGGAACCTCGTTCGATGGACTTCGCCGCGCCGCCGCACTGCTGAAAGCAGGTAAAATCGGACGCGTGAAAGAAGCTCACATCTTCACCAACCGACCGATCTGGCCACAAGGTGGACCACGCCCAGAACCACAACAGGCTCCGCCTCACGTTCATTGGGATCTCTGGTTGAACGCCGCCCCAGAACGCCCCTACGCCGATGGATATCACCCATTCGCATGGCGCGGTTGGTGGGACTTCGGTACTGGAGCTCTCGGCGACATGGCTTGCCACACCTTCAACATGCCATTTGCAGGTCTGAACCTCGCGAATCCAAAAACGATTCAGGCAGTCTGCACTGGCCACAACATGGACAGCTACCCACAAGCGTCCAAGATTGACTTCGAGTTCGATCACCCGAGCGGCGAAGGCATGATGCCAGTTTACTGGTACGACGGAGGAAACCAGGCTGACGAAAGTCTCCTCAACGGCCAGAAGTTCCAGCACAAGAGTGGGTCGATCATCGTTGGTGAAGATCTCACCCTGTACTCGTTCGGCGACTACGGCGAAAACTGGATTCTGATCGATGCCGACGGAAAGACCGTCGACGCCCCAGAAGTCGAGTTCGAAAAATCACCTGGTCACTTCACCGAATTCCACGAAGCGATTATCGGACAACGTGAACACGCGATGTCCAACTTCCAGAAATACGCTGGTGCCCTGACCGAAACAATCCTCCTCGGCAACCTGGCTGTCTGGGCAGCTGCAAGCGGAGAGAGCAAGAAGATCGAATGGGATGCGAAGAATCTCGAAGCGAAAAACGCTCCAGAGGTCATGAACGTCGTGAAGAAAGAATACCGCGGCGACTACGGATCATACCTCGATGCGTAA
- a CDS encoding lactate racemase domain-containing protein: MAFPRMVRIRQDFERVRVDDVAATTVQQLQAQNLGETVQSGQTVAITVGSRGIANIATITKAVVDHVLSLGAIPFIVPAMGSHGGATAEGQKRVLEGFGVTEEFLGCEIRSSMATVIVAETEHGIPVHFDKYASMADHVIIMGRVKPHTGFVGAVESGLHKMMLIGLGKHDGALIYHRAIKDYDFETIVRAVGRVVIEKCRVLTGIAIVENAYDETALIEAVAPTNFFEREQVLLKQAVEWLPQLPFSEVDLLIIDQIGKNISGTGMDTNIIGRKYNDHVATEKDSTNCKRIFVRGLTEKTNGNATGIGIAEFTLQRCVDQINMESTRINCITSSHPTGAMIPCVYNSDKAAIEDALKTIGLTEPENAKVIHIRDTLHLGEMEISEACLQQTSRRPFTVIGDPEEMDFDDSEMMQSIETSSIDVSTV, from the coding sequence ATGGCATTTCCCCGTATGGTGCGGATTCGACAAGACTTCGAACGCGTTCGAGTCGATGATGTCGCCGCTACGACCGTGCAGCAGCTTCAAGCACAAAACTTGGGCGAAACGGTTCAGTCGGGGCAAACGGTCGCCATTACAGTGGGAAGTCGTGGCATCGCGAACATCGCCACAATCACCAAAGCTGTGGTCGATCATGTGCTGTCGCTGGGTGCGATTCCTTTCATCGTGCCTGCGATGGGAAGTCACGGAGGAGCCACCGCAGAGGGGCAAAAGCGGGTCCTCGAGGGATTTGGGGTCACTGAGGAATTTCTCGGCTGCGAAATTCGCTCCTCAATGGCAACAGTCATCGTCGCGGAAACTGAGCACGGGATTCCCGTTCACTTCGACAAATACGCCTCCATGGCCGATCACGTGATCATTATGGGACGCGTGAAGCCTCACACTGGTTTCGTCGGTGCGGTGGAATCGGGGCTCCACAAGATGATGCTGATTGGGCTCGGCAAACACGATGGAGCATTGATCTATCATCGCGCCATCAAAGACTACGATTTCGAAACGATCGTTAGAGCTGTCGGTCGAGTCGTCATCGAAAAGTGCCGCGTGTTGACTGGAATTGCGATTGTCGAAAACGCTTACGATGAGACAGCACTCATTGAAGCAGTAGCTCCGACCAATTTCTTTGAACGCGAACAGGTACTCTTGAAACAGGCGGTTGAATGGCTTCCTCAACTCCCATTCTCTGAAGTGGACCTTCTGATTATCGATCAGATTGGCAAGAACATCAGCGGAACTGGAATGGATACGAATATCATCGGCCGCAAGTACAACGATCACGTCGCGACCGAGAAAGACTCAACTAATTGCAAACGGATTTTCGTGAGAGGTCTCACCGAGAAGACAAATGGAAACGCGACCGGAATCGGCATCGCTGAATTCACACTTCAACGCTGTGTCGATCAGATCAATATGGAATCGACTCGGATCAACTGCATTACGAGCAGTCATCCCACCGGGGCGATGATTCCTTGTGTCTACAACAGCGACAAAGCTGCCATCGAAGATGCTTTGAAGACGATTGGTCTCACAGAACCTGAAAACGCCAAGGTCATTCACATTCGTGACACGCTTCATCTCGGAGAGATGGAGATCAGCGAAGCATGCCTCCAGCAAACGTCGAGACGACCATTCACCGTCATCGGAGATCCGGAAGAAATGGACTTTGATGACAGCGAGATGATGCAAAGCATCGAGACATCCAGCATTGACGTTTCGACTGTTTGA
- a CDS encoding fumarylacetoacetate hydrolase family protein has product MKLGTLRTNSGIVVVAVVESEGQQRFLPLTQIDPSIPNSMRELLQQANGLEKCRAALERGLQTELSIDGTLMAPIPDPGKIICIGLNYRDHAEESGMAIPEEPVCFSKFGNSIIGPGEAIRLPRVSSQVDYEAELVVVIGKAGYEIPQEKAFEHVAGYCNGHDVSARDWQIGKPGKQWLLGKTPDTFAPIGPWLVAADEIEDPHNLELALRLNGERMQTGNTREFIFGIDEVIAYISQIVTLQPGDIIFTGTPPGVGMGRDPQVWLKPGDTVEVEVSGLGVLSNTVIGPR; this is encoded by the coding sequence ATGAAGCTGGGGACTCTGAGGACGAATTCGGGGATTGTCGTCGTGGCTGTTGTTGAGTCCGAAGGCCAACAGCGATTTCTCCCACTGACGCAAATTGACCCGTCCATTCCGAATTCCATGCGCGAGCTGTTGCAACAGGCAAACGGATTGGAGAAGTGTCGAGCTGCGCTCGAACGTGGGCTTCAAACCGAACTGAGCATCGACGGAACCTTGATGGCCCCCATCCCTGACCCGGGGAAAATCATCTGCATCGGCCTGAACTATCGCGACCATGCAGAAGAGTCGGGAATGGCAATCCCGGAAGAACCGGTCTGCTTCAGCAAGTTTGGAAACTCCATCATCGGCCCCGGAGAAGCGATCCGGCTTCCGCGAGTCTCTTCACAAGTCGACTACGAAGCGGAACTCGTCGTCGTGATTGGGAAGGCTGGCTATGAGATTCCGCAAGAGAAGGCATTTGAGCATGTCGCGGGCTATTGCAACGGCCACGATGTCTCCGCTCGTGACTGGCAGATCGGAAAACCCGGAAAGCAATGGCTTCTCGGAAAAACTCCAGACACCTTTGCTCCGATTGGCCCGTGGTTGGTCGCTGCCGACGAAATCGAAGATCCGCACAACCTGGAACTTGCGTTGCGTTTGAATGGCGAACGCATGCAAACCGGGAACACTCGCGAGTTCATCTTCGGAATCGATGAAGTCATTGCGTACATCTCACAGATCGTCACGCTTCAGCCCGGAGATATCATCTTCACCGGAACCCCGCCCGGAGTTGGCATGGGGCGCGATCCACAGGTTTGGCTGAAACCAGGTGACACGGTGGAAGTCGAAGTCTCAGGCCTAGGTGTCCTCTCAAACACTGTGATCGGCCCGCGATGA